A genomic window from Leptolyngbya sp. BL0902 includes:
- the moaA gene encoding GTP 3',8-cyclase MoaA, whose amino-acid sequence MPTIDYLRISLIDRCNFQCTYCMPEGMDLQYVRQQDWLTREELRRLLTEIFMPLGFSRFRLTGGEPLLRPDVVDIVRDIAGLPGTQDLAMTTNAFLLANLAQDLWDAGLRRINISLDSLDPAVFQQIVGGRGRSRWPEVWAGIQAAHQVGFSPLKLNVVVIPGVNDHEVLDLAALTLDRRWHVRFIEFMPIGNDDLFKDRGWVDSETLRQRIRQRWGLTEGQVQGNGPADVFQIPGALGTVGFISQMSECFCDRCNRMRLSADGWLRPCLLNETGQIDLKTPLRQGKPLADLRAQVAELLGAKPDINYKMRESGVTGAYSRTMSQIGG is encoded by the coding sequence ATGCCCACCATCGACTACCTCCGCATCAGCCTCATCGACCGCTGCAATTTCCAATGCACCTACTGTATGCCGGAGGGCATGGATCTTCAGTATGTGCGTCAGCAGGATTGGCTCACCCGTGAGGAGTTGCGGCGATTGTTGACGGAAATCTTTATGCCCCTGGGGTTTTCGCGGTTTCGGTTAACCGGGGGAGAACCGCTGCTGCGGCCCGACGTGGTGGACATTGTGCGCGATATTGCGGGGCTTCCGGGTACCCAGGATTTGGCCATGACCACCAATGCGTTTTTGCTGGCCAACCTAGCTCAGGATTTGTGGGATGCGGGGCTGCGACGCATCAACATCAGCCTCGATTCCCTCGACCCAGCGGTGTTTCAGCAGATTGTGGGGGGCCGGGGGCGGTCTCGTTGGCCGGAGGTATGGGCGGGGATTCAGGCGGCGCACCAGGTGGGTTTTTCGCCCCTGAAGCTGAATGTGGTGGTAATTCCTGGCGTAAACGACCATGAGGTGCTGGATTTGGCGGCGCTGACGCTGGATCGGCGGTGGCACGTCCGGTTCATTGAGTTTATGCCCATCGGTAATGATGACCTGTTCAAAGACCGGGGCTGGGTAGATTCTGAAACCCTGCGCCAGCGCATTCGGCAACGGTGGGGGCTGACGGAGGGCCAGGTGCAGGGGAATGGGCCAGCGGATGTGTTCCAAATTCCCGGGGCGCTGGGCACCGTGGGCTTCATTAGCCAAATGTCGGAATGCTTTTGCGACCGCTGCAACCGAATGCGCCTGTCTGCGGATGGCTGGTTGCGCCCCTGCCTGCTGAACGAAACCGGGCAGATTGACCTGAAAACGCCCCTGCGCCAGGGCAAACCCCTCGCCGACCTGCGGGCTCAGGTGGCAGAATTGCTAGGGGCAAAACCCGACATCAACTACAAAATGCGAGAATCCGGCGTCACCGGGGCCTACAGCCGCACCATGTCCCAGATTGGGGGATGA
- a CDS encoding TVP38/TMEM64 family protein — protein MSVLGTLSVSFPAPLAIADGAWLQNYLVEALQWIDGLGWTGVLAFVGLYALATVAFVPGSALTLGAGAVFGLVKGTLAVLVGATLGAILAFLVGRYLARGWVSRRLEGRDNFAAIDQAVAASGFKIVLLTRLSPAFPFNLLNYAFGLTGVSLRDYALGSVGMVPGTLLYVYIGSLVGDLAQIGTAPAPVNPGLQWAARLVGLGATLAVTVYITRIARQALIKAGASSS, from the coding sequence ATGTCTGTACTTGGTACGCTTTCCGTGAGTTTTCCGGCCCCGCTAGCCATTGCCGATGGGGCTTGGCTTCAGAACTATCTGGTGGAAGCCCTGCAATGGATTGACGGGCTGGGCTGGACGGGGGTGCTGGCCTTTGTGGGGCTCTATGCCCTGGCCACGGTGGCCTTTGTGCCCGGTTCGGCCCTCACCCTGGGGGCGGGGGCGGTGTTTGGGTTGGTCAAAGGTACTCTGGCGGTGTTGGTGGGGGCCACCCTAGGGGCCATCCTCGCCTTTTTAGTGGGCCGCTACCTGGCGCGAGGCTGGGTCAGCCGTCGTCTGGAGGGCCGGGACAACTTCGCCGCGATTGATCAAGCGGTGGCGGCATCGGGGTTCAAAATTGTGCTGCTGACGCGCCTCTCGCCTGCGTTTCCCTTCAACCTGCTGAACTATGCCTTTGGCCTGACGGGGGTTTCCCTGCGGGACTATGCCCTAGGGTCGGTGGGGATGGTGCCCGGTACCCTGCTCTATGTCTACATCGGTTCCCTGGTGGGGGATTTGGCCCAGATTGGCACCGCCCCGGCCCCGGTGAATCCCGGTCTTCAGTGGGCGGCGCGGTTAGTGGGGCTGGGGGCCACCCTGGCGGTCACGGTGTACATCACCCGCATCGCCCGCCAAGCCTTAATCAAGGCCGGAGCGTCTTCTTCCTAG
- a CDS encoding methyl-accepting chemotaxis protein, producing the protein MLAGQGLDFRRISTRLYVGFAVPALALGVIGGYALYSFGQINQKVGTIYDDRVVPLEQLKQISDHYAVHVIDAVNKAHQGLITPQATRTEIQTAQQDIDRLWRAYRATDLTPEEAQLAQEVEALFRQATPELNRLVEVLATATAADLDAFNGPLYATIDPITTKINDLAHLQLTVAEAERQAAAALYQQTRAVFITMLALALILASPAGYVFSKMITKTLKETTDAVAQALLGIAAAAEEHERIATQQASAVQETTATMDQLNAFASNSAHQAEAVSYRSQESLQLSEQGAQSVQHTLVSMASLQHNVDGLAQHIQHLSEQVQQIGAISALVRDLANQTNMLSLNAAVEAVRAGDHGKGFAVVAGEIRKLADQSKQSSENISQLVSEIQSAMQTAVTSANTGSHNAADSVTLVKANADTFGQVAHANEQMVLSGQQITVSAEQQAKAIREVLQAMYALNTAAAETTNSVAQTRQGTHQLQQTMERLKAMI; encoded by the coding sequence ATGCTAGCAGGGCAAGGTTTGGACTTTCGCCGGATCAGTACCCGGTTGTATGTGGGGTTTGCGGTTCCCGCCTTGGCCCTGGGCGTGATTGGGGGCTATGCCCTCTATTCCTTTGGCCAAATTAACCAAAAGGTGGGCACCATTTACGATGATCGGGTGGTGCCCCTAGAGCAGCTTAAGCAGATCTCCGATCACTATGCGGTGCATGTGATTGACGCCGTGAATAAAGCCCACCAGGGGTTAATCACGCCCCAGGCTACCCGCACTGAGATTCAGACGGCTCAGCAGGATATTGATCGGCTTTGGCGGGCGTACCGCGCCACCGACCTCACCCCAGAGGAGGCCCAACTGGCCCAGGAGGTGGAGGCGCTTTTTCGGCAGGCCACCCCGGAACTGAATCGCTTAGTCGAAGTCCTCGCGACGGCGACAGCCGCAGATCTGGATGCCTTTAACGGGCCACTCTACGCCACCATTGACCCCATCACCACCAAGATTAACGACCTCGCCCATCTCCAACTGACGGTGGCCGAGGCCGAACGACAGGCAGCGGCAGCCCTGTATCAGCAAACCCGTGCGGTGTTTATCACTATGCTGGCGTTGGCGCTGATTTTGGCCTCCCCAGCGGGCTATGTGTTTAGCAAAATGATCACCAAAACCCTGAAGGAAACCACCGATGCCGTGGCCCAAGCGCTGCTGGGAATTGCCGCCGCCGCCGAAGAACACGAACGGATTGCCACCCAACAGGCCAGCGCCGTGCAGGAAACCACCGCCACGATGGATCAACTGAATGCCTTTGCCAGTAATTCAGCCCATCAAGCCGAGGCCGTCTCCTACCGTTCCCAGGAGTCGCTCCAGCTTTCGGAGCAGGGGGCGCAGTCCGTGCAGCACACCCTGGTATCGATGGCGAGTTTGCAGCACAACGTAGATGGCTTGGCCCAGCACATTCAGCACCTTAGTGAGCAGGTGCAGCAGATTGGGGCGATTTCTGCCCTGGTGCGAGATTTGGCCAACCAGACCAATATGCTGTCGCTGAATGCGGCGGTGGAGGCGGTGCGGGCGGGAGATCACGGCAAGGGCTTTGCGGTGGTGGCGGGGGAAATTCGCAAACTGGCCGACCAGAGCAAGCAATCCAGCGAGAATATTTCCCAACTGGTGAGCGAGATTCAATCCGCCATGCAGACAGCGGTGACCTCCGCCAATACGGGCTCCCACAACGCCGCCGACAGCGTCACCCTGGTGAAGGCCAATGCCGACACCTTTGGCCAGGTGGCCCACGCCAACGAACAAATGGTGCTGAGCGGCCAGCAAATTACCGTGAGCGCCGAGCAGCAGGCCAAGGCCATTCGGGAGGTGCTCCAGGCCATGTATGCCCTCAATACTGCCGCCGCCGAAACCACCAACAGCGTGGCCCAAACCCGTCAGGGCACCCACCAACTTCAGCAAACCATGGAACGCCTGAAGGCCATGATTTAG
- a CDS encoding FAD-dependent oxidoreductase: MTKRRRRIKWKRISGLALGMFGVGALTGLMASRLAPASTPDLSPQLRVSRLPEPAFLNGRPQLSPRPNAQEVWECEVVVVGGSLGGIAAAGHAMASGAQTCLIEVAPWLGGQISSQGVSAIDESLQMRLRDNFAPSWIRFRQMIKNQVVTLPAWSPGGTRRTVADLNSCWVGGLCFMPEAGALASEQFLQEKNAAGNGRWTTMAAFKGAEFNATGQEITAVYAVQRIPRDPNYVPKGRLSEEIAEWYSWSPTDTYDRVPIRLQAPAGRPLMVIDATDTGELVAWARVPYRLGSESKATTGEPNAAAFDNPDCTQAFTYPFGLAVHNDGGSSLATLSRIEPTYGLHEHKSVYDLEGFPFFSGKSFFNYRRIVSQTRNNAHTGTPAPGDIAMINWNRGNDWNWMDPPLILKDHELEASGQYQNWMGGLSQSALKFGEEHALVFARWIIENHAGPDVPLTYLYGPDSVMGTQSGLSMVPYFREGRRILGRAAYGQEEFMIRENDMRIGFPEQRSFAPTAVGVSHYAIDIHGCRYRNWGPSGDSVSAPAQEPKVQPIQLPLESLIPQGVENLLIGGKALAATHIANASTRIHYGEWQAGSAAGVTAAWLLQPNTPSRPAEIVPNGYMPALQAYMAQRGLRTAW, translated from the coding sequence GTGACCAAAAGACGGCGGCGGATTAAGTGGAAGCGCATATCAGGTCTAGCCCTGGGGATGTTTGGGGTGGGAGCCCTGACCGGATTGATGGCCTCGCGCCTTGCCCCCGCCTCCACCCCAGACCTATCTCCCCAACTGCGGGTGTCGCGCCTGCCAGAGCCCGCCTTTTTGAACGGACGCCCGCAACTGAGCCCCAGGCCCAATGCCCAAGAAGTTTGGGAATGTGAGGTGGTGGTGGTGGGCGGTTCCCTGGGGGGGATCGCCGCCGCTGGGCACGCCATGGCCAGCGGTGCCCAAACCTGCCTGATTGAGGTGGCTCCGTGGCTGGGCGGACAAATCAGCTCCCAGGGCGTTTCGGCCATTGATGAATCCCTGCAAATGCGGCTGCGGGACAACTTTGCCCCCAGTTGGATCCGATTTCGGCAGATGATCAAAAACCAGGTGGTAACGCTGCCCGCCTGGAGTCCTGGCGGCACCCGGCGCACCGTGGCGGATCTGAATAGCTGCTGGGTGGGGGGGCTGTGCTTCATGCCCGAAGCGGGAGCCCTGGCCTCCGAGCAGTTCCTGCAAGAAAAAAATGCCGCTGGCAATGGCCGCTGGACAACCATGGCCGCCTTCAAGGGGGCTGAGTTTAACGCCACCGGGCAGGAAATTACGGCGGTCTATGCGGTGCAGCGCATTCCCAGAGATCCCAACTATGTGCCCAAGGGGCGGCTCTCGGAGGAAATCGCGGAATGGTATAGCTGGTCGCCCACCGATACCTACGACCGAGTGCCCATCCGCCTACAAGCCCCCGCCGGACGGCCCCTGATGGTGATCGACGCTACCGATACTGGTGAACTGGTGGCCTGGGCCAGAGTGCCCTACCGCCTGGGGTCAGAATCTAAAGCCACCACCGGGGAACCCAACGCCGCCGCCTTCGACAACCCCGACTGCACCCAAGCCTTCACCTATCCCTTCGGCCTTGCGGTGCACAATGATGGCGGCAGCAGCCTCGCTACCCTCTCCCGCATCGAGCCCACCTACGGCCTCCACGAGCACAAGTCGGTCTACGACCTGGAGGGCTTCCCCTTCTTCAGCGGCAAGAGCTTCTTCAACTATCGCCGCATTGTGAGCCAAACCCGCAACAATGCCCACACGGGCACCCCCGCCCCCGGCGACATTGCCATGATCAACTGGAACCGGGGCAACGACTGGAACTGGATGGATCCGCCGCTGATCCTCAAGGATCACGAGCTGGAAGCCTCTGGGCAGTACCAAAACTGGATGGGGGGCCTGTCCCAATCCGCGCTCAAGTTTGGCGAAGAACACGCCCTAGTCTTTGCCCGCTGGATCATCGAAAACCACGCTGGCCCCGACGTGCCCCTCACCTACCTCTATGGCCCTGACAGCGTGATGGGCACCCAATCGGGCCTCAGCATGGTGCCCTACTTCCGCGAAGGTCGCCGCATCCTAGGTCGTGCCGCCTACGGCCAGGAAGAATTCATGATCCGCGAAAACGATATGCGGATTGGCTTCCCGGAGCAGCGCAGCTTTGCCCCCACCGCCGTCGGCGTCAGTCACTACGCCATTGATATCCACGGTTGCCGCTACCGCAACTGGGGGCCGTCGGGGGATTCTGTCAGCGCCCCGGCCCAGGAACCCAAGGTGCAGCCCATTCAGTTGCCGCTGGAAAGCCTGATTCCCCAGGGGGTGGAAAACCTGCTCATTGGCGGTAAAGCCCTAGCGGCTACCCACATCGCCAATGCCTCTACCCGCATTCACTACGGGGAATGGCAGGCCGGATCGGCGGCGGGGGTAACGGCAGCTTGGCTGCTGCAACCGAATACCCCCAGCCGCCCAGCCGAAATTGTGCCCAATGGTTATATGCCCGCTCTGCAAGCCTACATGGCCCAGCGGGGGCTCCGCACCGCCTGGTAA